CGCTGCGCGCGCGCGAGTTGGTCCAGGAGGGCTTCCTGGGGCGGGTCTACCACTTCCGCGCCGCCTACTACCACGCCGGCTACACTGACCCGGGCCGCCCGCTCTCATGGCGGCTGACGGCCGAGGCCGGCGGCGGGGCGCTGTCGGACCTGGGCAGCCACATCATTGACCTGATGGCCTATCTGCTGGGCGACTACGCGGCCGTGCGGGCCAGCACCGAGACCTTCATCAAGGAGCGCCCCGCCGCGAAGGGCTCGGCCGAGATGAAGCCGGTGCAGGTGGATGACTACGTGGCCCTGCAGGCCCGCATGGAGAGTGGCGCCCTGGGCTACATCGAGGCCTCGCGCTTCGCCACCGGTACCCAGGACGGCATGGAGTTCATCATCTTCGGTGAGAAGGGCGCGCTGAAGTTCAGCATGATGGACCCGAACTTCCTGTACGCCTACGACGCCACCGAGCCCGAGGCCGACCTGGGCGGGCGGCGCGGCTGGACGCAGATTGAGTGCGTGCAGCGCTACCCCAAGCCCAGCGCCCTGCCCTCGCCCAAGCTGCCCGTCGGCTGGATGCGCTTCCACGCGCACTGCCTGTTCGACTTCTTCTCCGCGCTGGCCGAGGACCGGCTGGGCGGGGCGACGATCTTCGACGGCGTGAAGACCCAGGCCGTGGACGAGGCCGTGCGCCAAAGCGCAGCGGGTGGGGACTGGGTTGACGTGGCAAGTGGTTAGTGGGTAGTGCTTCCGGATTCGGGACTCGGCGGTCGGGACTCGCGCACCGAGGAGCGAGGGTGTGTCGTGCGCCCCGAAGGGGCCGAACGATAGTAGCCACGGGCGTGAGCCCGTGGACTCGGGCCGCCCTCCCCTCCTCCTCTCGGCGGGCGTCCGCAGGACGCTCCGCCGCCGGCTCGACTCATTGACATGCTGACAGGGAGGCTTATGGACATGCGCCGCCTCATGGTTCCTCTTCTGTTTCTCTCATGCTCACTGGGCTTCGCCCAGGGCAGCTTCTACCGCGCCGCCGATGGCGCCTGGAAGCCTCTGAAGGCCACCACCGCCGGGGCGATCACCAAGTTCTCCCTCGCCCCCGAAGACATCGGCGGCGGCTCGACGCTCATTGTCGTCAACAAGCCCAAGTGGATGGTGCTGGACGACATCGAGGCGCCGGCCGTGGTGAAGGTCCTGCTGGACGGGCAGGAGCGCAAGCCCGAGGAGCTGGATCTGGGAGCCGTGACCAAGGCGCCCAGCGAACTGGCGCTGGCGGTGAAGGACGACAAGAACCCCCTCGACCAGGCCGGTGTGCAGGTCACGCTCGACAGCCAGCCAGTGCCTGCGGCGCAAGTGACTCTCGCGAAGCTGACGCCGGACGGGAAGTCGCTGCGGGTGGCGGTCAAGCTGGGGACGGTGGCCGAGGCGCGGCACACGCTGACGGTCCTGGTCAGTGACATGGCCCCCGCCCGCAACAACGCGTCGCTGACACTGAAGTTCTCGACCGCGCCGCTGCTGGCCAATGGCAGCTTCGAGCAGGCGGACAGCCAGGGCAGCCCCGTCGGCTGGGCGCCGGGAGCGTGGTCGGCCGACGCCGCCACCAAGTACGAGGCTGGGGTGGCAGACGGCGGTGTGGCGGGCAAGAAGGCCTTCCGCTTCAAGGGGATCGGCGGGTCGCTGAACCTGGTGCTCAGCCAGCAACTCGAGCCGCTGAAGGTGGGGGCACCGTACGTGCTGACCGGCCAGTACAAGACGGAGGGCAGCGCGGGCATCTCGGTCATCACGACCGCCGGCGGCCAGGACAAGGCCGAGTACCTCACCCACCCGCTGCCGGCGGCGAAGGACTGGACCCCGTTCACCTACGAGTTCCAACTCAAGCCCCACCAGAGCCTGATGATCGTCCCCCGCACCGGCAGCAAGGGGGAGACGTGGTTTGACGACCTGAAGCTGGACCTGAAGTAACGGTCTCGCGCGTGGCGGAGCGTCAACGGTGCTGCCCCAGAACCCGAACGAGCTGCAGGTCTCCCTGCAGCTCGTGACTGGGTCTGTCTATCAGGAATGTGTCCGTGTTTCCATACCTGAGACGGCAGAACGAGTCACACGGGTACGGCCTCGCGGCTGATGTCTCTGAACGCCAGTTTGCGCCGGGCCTTGCCGTGCTCACATGAGCGGCGGTGGCACTTGCTGAGCAGACTATCGGCGTCTTCTACGAGTCTTAGGTACTCGTCCTTCGTCTCCCGGTCAATCTTGTCCCACTCTGCCTCTGGGATATCCGTGCTGCGGGTTATTGGCAAGCCTGTGTCCTCCTTTCCGGCCTCTGCCCGTGGTGTCGTCGGCGTCTACAGCAGGTACCGCCCGAGCAATGCCCCCCGTTCCATGTTGCCAGTGGAGTCAAGTGCCTCGGCCTGGTCGGCAGCTGCTTCGTGGAACTGCCGCAGCCCCCGCGGTAGTTCACGGAAGAACTCCACCCCACGCTCGTCTACCTCGCGTCTGAGAACCCGGTAGTGCTGTTCGCACTCCCGACACACAAGGATATCAAGGTCTGCAAAAAAGCTCTCGACGTCCTCATCTAGGAGTGTGCGCTCAGACGCTCTCTTCCTTACTGTCTCTGACAGCCAAGCGTACAGGTTGTTCCTGACCCGACAGCAGATGCTACCCCATCGGTGGACGTCAAACCGGCCGTA
This is a stretch of genomic DNA from bacterium. It encodes these proteins:
- a CDS encoding Gfo/Idh/MocA family oxidoreductase translates to MELGIGMAGFGFIGKVHAYAHRTQGLFYDPAPVRPKLIGVCTSRPETAAKAAEVGEFVYGTTDFGALLDDERIRVIDIASPNHVHHEQIIRAVAAGKHVYCDKPLTTSLASAREIGAALRARPQVKHGMTFHMRFIPATLRARELVQEGFLGRVYHFRAAYYHAGYTDPGRPLSWRLTAEAGGGALSDLGSHIIDLMAYLLGDYAAVRASTETFIKERPAAKGSAEMKPVQVDDYVALQARMESGALGYIEASRFATGTQDGMEFIIFGEKGALKFSMMDPNFLYAYDATEPEADLGGRRGWTQIECVQRYPKPSALPSPKLPVGWMRFHAHCLFDFFSALAEDRLGGATIFDGVKTQAVDEAVRQSAAGGDWVDVASG